The genomic segment agaagtactaagcagattatctacattttacttacagtacaaaagaaaaagtactgCACtaagaaaaactgtattttaaagaaTACAGTATAGTAAGTAATAAAAAACTAGACCCTGAGCGATGTGGTGTGCGAACCCTCATGAGCTCACCGCTGTGGGAAAGCACCAGCTGCCTCCCACAGTAAGACAGCGGACCCTTGATGTCAGTGGCTGCTACAGGGGACTGTTTCATCTAGAGATGCATCACGAATTTGAGCAAAGGGAAATGTGAAACCTCAGGTGGTCGTGAAATAGAAATTGCTTGGGACCACTCACATTTTCCCAGTTTAAGACTAACACAACCAAAAATAGCCAACCTGTCAATTAAAAAGACTGGACAGTGGAACGAGCCATGAGACGCTGTCACTGGACGTGTTTTCAAACTCTTTGGTTTGGTTTGCCAGAAAAGACTGGAGATGGGAGCCCAGTGGCTGCTTATGTTCTCAGATGCACTGATCAGGAAATTGAATCAGAATGAAAACATGCTAGAATGTGGTTTCTGTTGAACACCCCCATCTCAGTGGTGGCTCGTTAATAAGTTTAACTGCAGTCAAGGAAATTCCCTTTAAGTTTCAGTGCAGGCACAATTCTCCGAAATGCGTCagataaaattaaactttaaaagaaaatttaaaaaaaaattcctttctgctctctcgcacttgcatctcatgaactgtgaacacttttccgATAGGACTTTGCTTGGATGTTTCCtccttgctgccttgtacctcacacgtaagtcgctttggatgaaagcgtctgacaaatgactaaatgtaaatatagatTTGACATATAGAGTCAAATGTGAAAGTTGTAGTTAAGCGAACAGACTAGTTTTGCTTCGGCGGCAGTCTGATATCAGAGCATTCTCTGGCTGGTTTCAGCAGAGGGGAAGATGAAGAATATTCCTATTTAATCTCCTGTTGAGTTGGTTTACAGCCCTCAGGTGTGTTAAACACTGGCTCAGCAGCTGCTTGCCAAACAAACATCCTAAACACAACGCTCTCATGAAAGCCGTCAAAGTcacagtttcagtttcaacattcaCCTTTAAACTTTAAGTTTCAGTTAAGTTCCACTTTCCAGAGAAGCAGTCGGGACCAAACACACTCCTTTCTTGtgtttgtagtttattttaaatcctTCTGTTTAAATGTGATGCTGCCATTATCCCTGAACGCTACACGTGCTGTGCAGAATCgactgaagacaaaaacaaaactacagtaACTACTGCAgaagataaagaagaaaaaaacaacaggttttACGTTTATTTTTTATCCCTTTATTACACAACAGGTGCTAAAACCGCGTAGTTTTCTAGTGGATAAAGCTACAACTTGTTTCCAGATTTCATCATCACCTAAAGATGCACGTCACACCACAAGGAAACTGCTGCCTACAAAGAGAGAAGCGCAACACGTGGCCAACACATCAACAGAAGGTGACCGGAAAGTCAGACGCCTCATAAATCTTTATTGGAAGCTCATTTTAGCTGCCATGGCTGACTTTGACTTGTCCCAAGCTCTGGATGGGTAAGTTTTCTTGATGCTTACagtgttttaacttaaaaatgtgtgattttagaTAATGCTTCGTGTTTATGGAACTTTATATTTGTGCATTTCAGCACAAATGAAATAACCTCGATAAGATGCGAAACCTGCTACTACGACATGAAGGTAAGAGGACATATTCTAACGAGAAGCTTCTAATTAGTGTTATATTTAATAGCACCATGCACAAAAACCGGCTTGCTGGGAATCTAATTCGAAACGTGGTTATGTGCAAAGTCAACCTGGAAATCCCTTCGGAAACCACCTTGTAGAGTTCAGACATCCAAaatgttgtgtgtcacactgtggTTAAGGTTCGGCTACAGgtcaacttcaccaattttcaacttgctttagTTCATCTCTGTAAATGTCCTGGCACTTTGGAATAAATTACCAAATAAGCAGCATATGCTTTTAAACTGCCCCTCCCACTTACCTACTGAATATTATGATGtgattaataatataataatatgattaatattaaaaatttaaaaaaaaaatcgcccagaggagtttttcatcattaggatttcagatgacgtcatctggTGGATCTGGAAATTCAGGTTGAATAcaattacaaacttcatagtacGAGCAACGAGACTTCACAACCTGAACCGGAGGGTCCAACAagtgatgtcatatggaggcttttttttttttttttttttttttttttggtagaagTAGAGAGATGTCTTAATTTAGTGAAATCTTACTGAAACATACACACTGAAACTTGACTGCATAATCGAAACCACAACACAATCGCCATGGAGAAGTGCTTCTACAGCAAATAGAATGCGAAACTTGCAACTATGCAAGACTGATGTGATGCTACACTTGTTATTGTTAATCCAACAAAAAACATGATGCAACATTTTTATCCTTTACTCTGCAATGTGTAGGACGGTCAAAAAGAGATGTTCAGACTAGAAGAGGGTCTGGATCTGGTGGTTTCTCATAACCCAAAGACATTGCAGCGCGTAGCCCACTTGGTGCTGGCGGTAAACAGGTTTAAAAAGCCACTAAACCCCAGCAGCTGGGATGTGAGCAGTAATGAGCTCTGCAGGACCATCATGGACGCCCTAGTGGAAGGCGAGTAATGACAGATCAGACCGTTTCTGGGACGGGGTTGGTCATAAGGCATATTTGCAGCTCATTTACACTTTCAGGCTGCTGATGAGTCAATGTGTTTACAATGTGTGATGACAAAGTCAGTGTTGTGATCATGCATTTATTCTAAAATCTGTTAACTTGTCCTTTCGTCTCCTCGCAGAAAGAATTGTGGAGACGATCGTAAACTCTACATCACAGGAAAAGAGATTCCACCGCACGACCACTACCAAGGAGTGCACTCTGTCCGACACCTCCCAGAAAGCTCTAATCTGCAGTTTACAAGGGTCACAACTGCAGGCCATCACCCTGAAGGGAGGACACTGCGACCGCAGAGGTACGAGGACCAATGATGGAACTTAATAGCTCAAAAGAAATAACCTTCGGTATAAGTTTACAGTTTCTTTACATCCCCCCCCCTTAGTATGTTTTAAGGTATCGGCCTACATCCCTAACTTTAAGAACAAGGATGAGGATCTGATCGTTGCCCTGTCGATCAAAAACCATAGCCTGCACATGGCCTGTTCTATGGTTGGTGACACAGCTGTGCTAACTCTGGAGGtaacacactctcacacacacacacacacacacactaacacacagttCCAGTGAGCAGCcctggaaaatgtatttttcttttaaagataaACCCCTTTATGTCCAGCCAGATCAAGATTAGCTTCTGAACAAGACAATAAACAGAGTTTACCACAAAGTTTAACCTCTTGCTGAACTCAAACTGACACAACTTtctacaaacaaatgtaataaaaagaaGATTTTACATGTCTGAAGCAACATCCTATATGAACATGTATGACCGTCAAAAAAAGATGAGTTTCCCATCCACACAAACTGAGTAACCAGCCAGGGAGAATATTTGAACCCAAAATTCACTAGCAGAGCTGGAAATGTCTTCTGTTGAGATCCTGGAAGGACGAACATGTCATTAAAACTCCATCAATCAGGCATTTATGGCAGAGAGCTTAGACCGAAACCGTAATGTTCAGAACTCTGAGGTTTTAtgtaataaacagaataaaaactttaacttATCCTTAAATTATGAGAAAACTAACTTATCGATTTTTCAAAATCCCTACTAATTATTCACGTGTCCTTCTCAACGGGACATTACTTGTCAGAAACAGGCTTCCATTCgtctctctctccatttgaTAGGAATGCAAAGAGGATTCCATGGGAAACATCACCAATGATGGAAACCTGGACCGTTTCCTCTTCCACAAGAGAGCCAGCGACTTCTCTCTGACCATGTTCGAATCCGTTCAGTGCCCCGGCTGGTTCATCAGCACTTCCTCAGAGGACGAAAACCAGCCTGTGGAGATGTGTAAACTCAACACTGCCTTCCGTCTCACCAGattcaaagtaaacaaaaaatgaaaatcaatgattaaatgtaataagACATTTTTCCCGATCATGTTACTGAGGATAATGGTGTAatgcaaaagccacaaaaatGTGGCAGCTTATGTTCTTTTATAGTGAAAAATATCAGTATAAATCTTCTCTGGTAAAGAAACTTGTAACAGGATATTCCTTTAAATTAcatgtgtcacattttaaaaatgatttcatttctacattttacttatgtCAGctacttctgtgtgtgttcaaaataaaattaactgtCTATTACATTTCAtcatctgctttttattttgtgtcaagTCAGGGATTTTTGTTGATACCTTTTATAAATATGTtcaaaatctcctctttgttcttcctctacacctcctgcctggcagctccaacctcagcatccttctaccgatatattcaatttctcctctgaacatgtccaaaccacctcaatctggcctctttaTCTCAAAAgaatctaacatgatctgtccctgtAGCTACACTGGTCCAAAGAAATACTGCCCACGCATCATACAGATgtcttttaagtatttattttccgctctctctccctctctctctctctctctcttcatttgacaccgtgaaaactacaagaaataaaagaacatacAACTTTGAAATGAATACATGTTTTCCAGTCAAAATCTCTCAGGCTAGTGTTCGTACAAAAGCACATCGACATGAATACAGCACTGTTACCGTGTGCGCCTCTTGAACCAAGTGCAGAATAGTTCTTTTGGGGCCTCGTGTCTTTCCTCAGGATGCACGTTAGCTTGACTCATAATGCCACCGTGATGCCCCTCACCAACTCTAGTCACATGACCcgtccatcaaaataaaagcttttacaagccCATTCAACTTCGaccaaacattttgtatttcacaaaaatgtatttacaaataaattttaacagttgtatgtaataaaataattctgaacttatgacagaaacataataataaacatgtcattCAGACAGTTACACTCCCACCAAATTACTATGATTTATGACAACCTTTatacaaatatttgaataaatctaGTAATTTCCAAATAGATGACATTTATATAACTCTTTAGGAAGAACTATTGCAGTTTTCAGATTAAGTCCCCTGAATTACATCTCAGTTGTTTTCCACAAGTACAACTAATTTGTGAATAGGACGTTCAAGGACAGATGGATTGACAAGTCTTTGACCATCTTCTCCTAATTCTCTGTTTCCTATTTGTACTGTGGCTTTTCGCACCAGACCATCTTCCTCCATGCGAGCATCAAGTACTCTTCCAAGCTTCCATTCATTACGAGGAACACCTTCTTCCTTGACAATGACAATATCTCCGATCTTCACATTTCGTCTTGGAGAGTGCCAGCGCTGTCTGAGAGTGAGGTTCACCAAATATTCTTTCCTCCACCTACTCCAGAATTGCTCTGCCAGATACTGAACTCTGCGCCACCTTTTCCTGGCGTACAGATCTTCAGCCACAAATTTTCCAGGTGGAGGCAGTGCGACAGAGGTTTTCATGGTAAGTAAAAGGTTTGGTGTAAGTGGTTCTAGGCTTTTGGGATCATTGAGGTTGTCAGTGGTGAGTGGACGGCTATTTACAATAGACATGGCTTCATAAAGGAATGTCCTCAAACAAGCATCATCCAGCCTTCCAGCACTCTGTGAGAGGGCCCAGCTTAGAACGCTCCTAACGGTCCTGATCTGGCGTTCCCACACACCTCCCATGTGGCTAGCATCAGGTGCGTTCATAATGAAATCACACTGCCTTTCTGCCATGTACGTACTTAGTATGTCTTTGTCTACTTCTTTTAATGCCTTTGCCAGTTCATTCTTTGCCCCAACAAAATTTGTCCCTTGATCAGATCTGATTTGTCTAACGGTCCCACGGATTGCAATAAAACAGCGCAAAGCATTTATGAAAGCATCAGTTGTTAGATCCTCCAACATTTCAATGTGAACAGCCCTTGATGATAAGCAGGTGAAGATTAGGCCATACCTCTTGTACTCCTTTCGACCTTGCTTAGTGTAGAGTGGTCCAAAACAATCCATCCCACAATAAGAAAATGGTGGAGAGGGATCAACACGATTAGCAGGTAAATCGGCCATCCTTTGCGTTTCTGTTGGCCTACGAGCTCTCCTGCATGCAACGCACTGTCTGAGGTAGTTGGTCACGACTTTACTGCCACCGACAATCCAGTAGCCATTTGCTCTGAGTTCATTAAGAGTTTGTCCTCTGCCTTGGTGCTGAGTTTTTCCGTGGAAGTAGTCTAAGATTAGGCGCGTAATCACGCCATCTTTTGGTAGGATTATTGGATGCCTCAGGTCAAGAGGTAAGGAAGCCCTTTTTAGGCGCCCTCCCACCCTAAGAATCCCACCCTGCAAAACAGGATCGAGCTGAAAAAGTTTGTTGCTATGAGGCAGCCTGCCTTGATTCTTTGACAGTATCTGCATTTCCTCTTTAAAGGCATCTTTCTGTGCCAGCTTTACAAGCACCAGACTGGCCTTTCGTCTATCTTCCACGGTTATGGGTTCagctgtttttaatctttttaccAGCTGCTGGATCCGAGCGACAACGTTTAATGCTGTAGGCCATTTTGTGAACAGTTTAAACCTATCTataaaactttcctcttttaCAGCTCTTGTTTGTAGTGCTTGTATTGTTCTGACTTCAGGATCACCTACCAGAAGCTCAGGAGTTGATTTTTGTGTAACAATTTCTCTTTCCCATAGGAACTTAGGACCAGTAAACCAATTTGAGCTAATTAGCTCATCCACTTTGAGGCCTCTGGAAGCATGATCCGCCGGGTTTTGATCAGTGTCAACATAGTACCACTGTGCTGGGTTAGTAGTTTCTCTGATCCTTTGGACACGATttgcaacaaaaacatgaaacctACGGGCCTCGTTGTTAATGTACCCTAAAACTACTCGTGAATCTGTCCAGAAGTATTCTTGGTCGATTTTTAACTCCAGCTCTTCCTTTAACATGCTGCTGATTACTGCTGAAACTACTGCAGCTGTTAACTCCAGCCTCGGTATGGTTACAACCTTTGTGGGTGCGACCCTTGCCTTACCGATAACTAAGAAGCAATGCACTTTGTCTTCACTCACAACTCGAATGTATGAGCACTGACCGTAACCTAGGCTACTTGCATCTGAGAAGTGATGCAGTTCAATTCTCTGAATTTTGCTTGATTCGAAAGGGACAAGGCATCTTGGGACCTGGAGTTGTTGCAGATTCTTCAGGTCTTGCAGCCAGCTCTCCCATTGAGGTTTCAATTCTTTACACAGTGGTTCATCCCATCCAATGCCTCTTTGGCACATTTCCTGTAGTATTTTCTTTCCAAGCAGGAGGAAGGGAGCCAGAAAGCCTAGAGGGTCAAACACAGAGGCTACCGTTGACAGGATTCCACGTCGTGTCGCAGGTTTCTCATCCAAGTTGACCTTGAAGGAAAAGGTGTCGCTGGTCACGTTCCACTTTATTCCTAACACAGTTTGGCCTGGGTACTCATCGTAGTTAAGACCCACATCATGAATTTCACCAGCCCGTTTAGAGTCAGGGATTGTCTCTAATACTGCTCTATTGTTGGAGATGAACTTGTGGAGGTGTAATTTCCCTTTTGCGCACACACTTTGCGCTTCCCTCACTAGATGAATGGCTGTATTCACAGAGTCTACACTGATGAGACCATCATCAACATAGAAATTCTTCCTGATGAAGTTGGCCGCTGCAGGATATTCCTTTTCATTTTGGCTGGCAAGATACTTCATTCCATAATTTGCGCAGCCTGGAGAGGATGCTGCTCCGAACAGGTGGACTTTCATACGATATTCCTTTGGCTCTAAACTCGTATCACCATTTTCCCACCACAGGAACCGAAAGTAGTCTCTGTCTTCCTGGCTTACATGGAACCTGTGGAACATTTTTTCTACATCACAGATGACTGCAATTGGGTGTTTGCGAAACCTGCAGAGCACCCCTATCAGCCCATTTGTGAGATCAGGTCCAGTTAACAGGTGGTCGTTAAGAGCTGTGCCCTCATACTTTGCAGAGCAGTCGAATACCACCCTAATTTTGTCTGGCTTTCTGGGGTGATAGACTCCTTGATGGGGAATGTACCACACATTCCCTGCTTTAGGTTGGTTATCAGCTCTCTCTGCGTCCCCATCCTTGAAAACACCTTCCATAAATTTAACATAGTCTTCCTTGAATTTGGAATTTTTCTCGAGTTTTCTTTTCAAGTACTTCAGTCGCACTAGAGCCAAATGTCTATTTTCTGGCAACTGAGGGCGTGTCTTGAAGGGAAGTGGCATTTCCAAGTGCCCCTCTGTGTTCTGATGTATTCTTTCGTTCAGCAGCTGCATAAACTGTATGTCATCCTGTGATATACTCTTTTCACCTGAGTTTGTATCTTTGAAGTCTGATTCAAGGGCTCTGATGACAGTGGCTGGTGTCAATGGTGGGAGTTCTTTAACAGACACACGATGACACAAACCTGTCACCTCCGTTGACTTTGCGACCCAAGGTGAGCTTCCAACAATGCTCCAACCCAGGTCAGTCTTGATTGCATATGGCTCATCATCCCTTCCTGTGATAACCTGTCGTGGTGCTAATGCTCTAGAGCAGTCATAGCCTATCAGGAGTCCAACCTTACAGTCCATCAGTTCTGGTATTTCTTGCGCTATAGCGTTCAGGTGTTTCCATCTTTTGGCAGTTTCAGGAGTAGGAATGTGGGAACGTTCAAGGGGAATGAAATCTCTAGTGTAGGCAGGTGGTAAGTTTATAAAGCTTTGTGAGGAAAACCCTTTAACTCTAAGTCCACTAACCCTCTCACTCTGAACAATGGAATCTTTGCCCATCATAGTGGTAAGCTTTAACTTGACTGGTTCTGAACATGCGCCTATGTTCTCACATACCTCTTGATCTACAAATGTGTTGCTGCTCTGTGTATCTAGTAAAGCGTACACCAATGTCTCTGTTTCAGGAGTAGCAGCTGAGGAGATCCATACAGGCACTATCATGGATGTGCTACCACCACCCCCCTGCTCTACACAGCACGAAAGGGAAGACATATTTTCTTCTGCCTGCATGACATGGGTAGATGTGTCTGTTACAGCGGGACGGTCTTCATGAAGTGGTGTTGGATGATGTTTCTTACATGTGGCACAAGTAGCTTTATTTTTGCAGTCCTTTGAAATATGTCCTCTCCTTAGGCAACCAAAGCACAAGTTATTTTCTAGTATAaactttcttttgtcttcagtgGGTTGATTTGTAAACGTCTGGCATTTGTGGATGGAGTGACTTTCTCCACAGCACATGCAAGTGACAGGGTTGAAGGATGAAAATGAAGTGTTTACCTTCTTTGATCCATTAAAGTCCTTTAAGCTGCTTTCCACAACATTGCATGGTTTCATTACTGTACTTGATTTTCCAGATGCTTTCACAGTAGTGATAAAAGCATTGGCCTTTGGGCGCTTTATATCTCTAGATGACTTCTCTTCCATGGATTTCAAGGCATGAAGAGATGTTATAGGATTGCATGCAATTTCTGCTTCATGTGCCATAAAGTTAGCAAACTCCTTGAAATCAGGGTATTCTTCTGTTTGTCGTAGTTGCTTTGTGACATGACGATTCCAGCGAGATGTCAGCCAATCAGGAAGCTTTTGTAGCATTCTTTGATTCTCTTCACAGTCATTTAATACTTGAAGCCCTTTAACATATGGCATGGCATTGCTGCAGGCTATCAGAAAATCAGTGAACTGTCTCAATTTAACTGACTCTCTTGAACCAATTTTTGGCCAGTTATTCAACTTTTCTCTAAATGCACGCTGGATTACAAAGGGGTGGCCGTAACGAGCATTCATCATCTCCCAAGCTTGGTCATAGGCTTCACCATCCTTTCTGTAGAAGCTTCCTTCCAGAACAGACCGTGCCTCACCACTTACGTATTTTTGTAGATAAAACAACCTGTCAGCAGGATTTGTGCATCGCCGTTCTATCAAAGCCTTGAAGCTTGTACTCCACTCAAAAAACTTAAGTGGGTCACCTGTAAAGACTGAAGGCTCGGGTGCAGGAAGTCTAGTAAGAACCATTGTATCATGCATGGCTTGAATTAGTGatgtttcattgttgttgttggtttgttcattattattgttcttAAATGTTTGTTCCCCTTTTGTTTCCTTAT from the Channa argus isolate prfri chromosome 18, Channa argus male v1.0, whole genome shotgun sequence genome contains:
- the il1b gene encoding interleukin-1 beta, which produces MADFDLSQALDGTNEITSIRCETCYYDMKDGQKEMFRLEEGLDLVVSHNPKTLQRVAHLVLAVNRFKKPLNPSSWDVSSNELCRTIMDALVEERIVETIVNSTSQEKRFHRTTTTKECTLSDTSQKALICSLQGSQLQAITLKGGHCDRRVCFKVSAYIPNFKNKDEDLIVALSIKNHSLHMACSMVGDTAVLTLEECKEDSMGNITNDGNLDRFLFHKRASDFSLTMFESVQCPGWFISTSSEDENQPVEMCKLNTAFRLTRFKVNKK